A region of Crenobacter cavernae DNA encodes the following proteins:
- a CDS encoding TolC family protein, with product MAAFWLGVSAPLSAATLKDALDHAWAANAPAQSARTAQFDAQEAAARSLLPEPPTLTLSGRSDQIDRNHGLREWEAEVGVPLWLWGQRDRARRVAQSEREASSQGFIQERWQLAGELREAWWDVRLAQTELISAELKLEESTRLEADVARRVKAGDLAPLDLNLARSTLGQAKSERLRSKATLSRAQEQFRALSRGAPLPDQDERPAAQVEPGTHPQLASLVAKASSAQARLSQAGGDTRNNPELALTLTRERGGFGEPYQNLAMIAIKIPFGSSSRNQPRITAANAELTEAQIALDTAQRKLAANASASRAELDQAGEASTLQQERLQLAEQSFAWVEKAFKAGQLDLPAMIRAETELADTRLQAARARTEAARAVSRYNQAVGVLP from the coding sequence ATGGCCGCGTTCTGGCTGGGCGTGTCCGCACCGCTGTCTGCCGCCACGCTCAAGGACGCCCTCGACCATGCCTGGGCCGCGAATGCCCCGGCCCAGTCCGCCCGCACGGCGCAATTCGACGCGCAGGAAGCGGCCGCCCGATCCCTGCTGCCCGAACCACCGACGCTGACTTTGTCTGGCCGCAGCGACCAGATCGACCGTAACCACGGCTTGCGCGAGTGGGAAGCCGAAGTCGGCGTTCCGCTGTGGCTATGGGGCCAGCGCGACCGGGCGCGGAGGGTCGCGCAGAGCGAGCGTGAAGCCAGCAGCCAAGGCTTCATCCAAGAACGCTGGCAACTCGCCGGCGAGCTGCGCGAAGCGTGGTGGGACGTCCGCCTCGCCCAGACCGAGCTGATCTCGGCCGAGCTCAAACTCGAGGAGTCCACCCGCCTCGAAGCCGACGTCGCGCGCCGGGTCAAGGCCGGCGATCTGGCCCCGCTCGACCTGAACCTCGCTCGCAGCACCCTCGGCCAGGCCAAGAGCGAGCGTTTGCGTTCGAAAGCGACTCTATCCCGCGCGCAAGAACAGTTCAGGGCGCTGTCGCGCGGCGCGCCCTTGCCGGATCAGGATGAACGGCCTGCCGCACAAGTCGAGCCGGGCACGCACCCGCAGCTTGCGAGCCTGGTTGCCAAGGCCTCGTCCGCACAAGCACGGCTCAGCCAGGCGGGCGGCGACACTCGGAACAACCCCGAACTGGCGCTCACGCTGACCCGCGAACGCGGCGGCTTCGGCGAGCCTTACCAGAACCTCGCCATGATCGCGATCAAGATTCCGTTCGGTTCGTCGTCGCGCAATCAGCCGCGGATCACCGCGGCCAACGCCGAACTGACCGAGGCGCAGATCGCGCTCGACACCGCGCAGCGCAAGCTTGCCGCGAATGCTTCGGCGAGCAGGGCCGAACTCGACCAGGCCGGGGAGGCGTCGACTCTGCAGCAGGAACGCCTGCAACTGGCCGAGCAGAGCTTCGCCTGGGTCGAAAAAGCCTTCAAGGCCGGTCAGCTCGACCTGCCCGCGATGATCCGCGCCGAGACCGAACTCGCCGACACCCGTCTGCAAGCCGCCCGTGCCCGCACCGAGGCGGCCCGGGCCGTCTCCCGTTACAACCAGGCCGTGGGAGTCCTGCCATGA